The sequence GGCGGCGACGCCTGCGAAGATCCAGGCCAGCGCGGGATTGGGCCGGAAGAAGGCCGACACGAACGAGGCGCTGAAGGACCGGTTGACGAGGACCAGCGCGACGAAGCAGACCACGAGGGTCACGAAGGCGAGTGACCTCGCCTCGTCGGCGGCAAGGCCGGAGCGAAGCGCGCCGACGAATATGGCGGCCGTCAGGGCGAAGGCGAGCGCGCCCTGCAGAACACTCCAGCCGACCAGGGCCCACGAGAACAGCTCGGCATCGGCCCGCCTTGGCGGACGCGTCATCGCATCGCGCTCGTCACGCTCGGCCTCGAACACCAGCGAGCACACGGGGTCGATGATCAGCTCCAGAAACGCAATGTGCACCGGACTGAAGATCAGCGGCAGCCCGAACACCAGCGGCAGCAGCGCAAGTCCGGCGATCGGGACATGTACGGCGAAGATGAAGGCCATCGCCTTGCGCAGATTGTCATAGATGCGGCGTCCGAGGCGAATGGCCGAGACGATCGAGCCGAAATCGTCGTCGAGCAGCACGATCGACGATGCCTCTCGCGCGACGTCGGTGCCGCGCCCACCCATCGCGATGCCGATGTGGGCGGCCTTGAGCGATGGCGCGTCATTGACGCCGTCGCCGGTCATCGCCACGATCTCGCCATTGGCCTTCATCGCCTGGACGATGCGCAGCTTCTGTTCCGGAAGGACCCGCGCGAACACGCTCACATGCCTGACGCGCCGTGCAAGCTCCGGATTATCGGCCAGTCCGACCTGATCGCCGGTCATGACGTCCTGGACGTCGAGGCCGGCCTGGTTCGCAATGGCAACGGCCGTTGCCGGATAATCGCCCGTGATCATGACGACGCGAATCCCGGCCGCACGGCATTCGCGAACCGCCTCCGGGACATGGGGTCGCAGCGGATCGGCAAGCCCGACCAGGCCGACAAATCGAAACGCGAACGCCTGCTGTGACTGCGGGAGTGAGCTGTCATCGCAGACGGCAACGGCGACACCCAACACCCGAAGCCCGTCCTTCGCCATCGCGCTGGCGGCATCCCTGACCTGCTCCTGGTCGGCATCGTTCAGCCTGCACAGGCGCGCGACCGCCTCGGGCGCACCTTTGGCGCACGCGACGAGATCCGCCCGGCCGGCTATCCACCAGACCTGGGTCATGGCCAGCAGCTCTGGGCGCAGACCGTAGGTGCGCAGCAGCGTCCGCTCACCATCCATGGCATCGCCGTCCTGCAAGGCCTCATGCGCGAACAGGTGCAGCGCCTTCTCCATCGGATCGAACGGTTCCGGCGAGCTCGCCAGGGCGCCGCAGCGTGCCAGCTCGACAAATTCCGGCCTGGCGCGATCTTCTCCGGCCGCGGGGCGCATCCGCGCCCCATCGGGCAGCCGCAATTCTGCGACGGACATGCGGTTCTGCGTCAGTGTTCCGGTCTTGTCGGTGCACAGGACGGTCGCAGACCCCAGGACCTCGATGGCGGCGGCGCGTCGCGTCAGCACGCGGGCTTGCGAGATCCGCCACGCTCCCATCGCCATGAAGACCGTGAGCACGACGCCGAATTCCTCCGGCAGCATCGACATGCCGATGGCGATGCCTGCAAGCAACGCCTGCAGCCAGTCCCCGCGCAAGACGCCGTAGAGCACGACGGCGGCGAGGCTGACCATTGCGCCGCCAAGGAAGCAGAGCCGCACCAGCCTTGCGGTCTGTTGCTGCAGCCGGGGCGGCTCGGCCTGCAAGCCGCGCAGCGACAGTCCGATCTTTCCGATCTCGCTGCGCGGGCCGGTCGCCTCGACGAGCGCCAGCCCCTCACCACGCACGACGAGCGAGCCGGAATACACGAAGGGCTGATCCTCGCCGCCGGGCCGGTGATCGGTTGTTGCGATCCGGTCCGCGGCCTGCTTGTGAACCGGCACGGACTCGCCCGTCAGCAGGGACTCGTCGATCTGCAGATCGCGTGCCTCCACGAGCGCGGCATCGGCGGGAACCCGATCGCCTTCGCCGAGGACGAGGAGATCGCCGCGCACGACCTCACGGCCGGGGATTCGCCGGCGCGTGCCGTCCCGCACCACGAGTGCCCGCGGGCTTGTCAGGTCGCGCAGGGCGTCCAGCACGCGCTCGGTCCGGGTCTCCTGCACCACCGTGATCACGATGGACATCGCACCGAAGGCCAGCAGGATCAGCGCTTCCTTGAGATCGCCGAGCACGAGGTAGATCAGCCCGCCGCCAAGCAGCAGCAGGAGCATCGGCTCGCGCAGCACCTCCACGACGATGCGCAAGGGGCTGCGCCGCTCGGGCCGCGGCAACTCGTTGGCGCCGTCCTGTTTCAGCCGCGCCGTCGCCTCGGCCTCGCTCAGTCCGGCCGGTCGCGCCTTCGTCTTGCCGCTCACGTCTTCCGCCGCAGGCTCCAGAGACTCCCGGCGAGCAGAACGACGGTCACGAGCAGAATGGCGACGAAAGTCTGGATGATGGTGAAGTTGAGCGCGTCCCGCGCGACGAACAGCGCGGTGATGGCTCCGGCGAGAACGAACAGAATGCGAAGGATCAGGCTCATGGCGGCGTCTCCAGGTCGGCATGATCCGGAGTCCACTTGCCTCCGCGGGAGCGCAACGCTGGTTCGGCAGTCATGCAAGCAGACCTTACCGGCTGGAGGCGGCGCCTCCTTGCGATACGTCAAGATCGCGTGCGCCGCCCTGCCGCAGGTGCGAAGCGGCCACGCCCCTGCCGACACCGCACGCCTAAGATTCGTCGACCTCGAGCGTGATCGACACCTTCAGGAACGGCGCGCCCTCCTCGCGAACGTCGACGACGACGTGCCGGGCGCTGCCCGAGACGAAGGCGTCACGGGCGACGGAAGCGCCGGTCATGAGCGCCTCCTTGCGAGCGTCGTTCTCGCTCGCAAGATCCTGCCCGTCCTCGTCGGGAAATACCCGGCCGTTCTCGTGGATGTCGAAATGGAAGCGCGGCATCGGGCTCCCTCGGGGCGTTGGCGACTGCTGAGGGCAACTGCCGTCGAAACCCGCCAGTTCCTAAAGTTTGCGCTCATCGAGCACCGTACCACGCCCGATGCAACTCGACCGGGCGCCCGCGGTCGGTCGGCAGCTTCAACAAAAGTTAAGGACAGCGCTCGCGCGGCCATGGTTGTTTTTGCAACGGAAAGGCAATTCATGACCAAGAAACGCAACCGAACGCGACCGGCCCGCTCGCTCCAGGAGCGCCTGGACAAATTCACGCGGGACGCCCGCGCCGCCGCGAGCAAGCTTCCGGCCGGTGCCGAGCGCCACGCGCTGCTGCAAAAGGCGCGCGACGGCGAAGCTGCCGCGGAATTCGAACGGCTACTCTCTTCAACCGGCCCGCAAGATCCGAAGTGATCGCGCCGCTTCGCGGTGTGCCGCAAACCGCCGGGCCGCTATTGCTTCGCCATCAGGTCGAGTGCCGGGGCAA is a genomic window of Bradyrhizobium sp. CB1717 containing:
- a CDS encoding HAD-IC family P-type ATPase, yielding MSGKTKARPAGLSEAEATARLKQDGANELPRPERRSPLRIVVEVLREPMLLLLLGGGLIYLVLGDLKEALILLAFGAMSIVITVVQETRTERVLDALRDLTSPRALVVRDGTRRRIPGREVVRGDLLVLGEGDRVPADAALVEARDLQIDESLLTGESVPVHKQAADRIATTDHRPGGEDQPFVYSGSLVVRGEGLALVEATGPRSEIGKIGLSLRGLQAEPPRLQQQTARLVRLCFLGGAMVSLAAVVLYGVLRGDWLQALLAGIAIGMSMLPEEFGVVLTVFMAMGAWRISQARVLTRRAAAIEVLGSATVLCTDKTGTLTQNRMSVAELRLPDGARMRPAAGEDRARPEFVELARCGALASSPEPFDPMEKALHLFAHEALQDGDAMDGERTLLRTYGLRPELLAMTQVWWIAGRADLVACAKGAPEAVARLCRLNDADQEQVRDAASAMAKDGLRVLGVAVAVCDDSSLPQSQQAFAFRFVGLVGLADPLRPHVPEAVRECRAAGIRVVMITGDYPATAVAIANQAGLDVQDVMTGDQVGLADNPELARRVRHVSVFARVLPEQKLRIVQAMKANGEIVAMTGDGVNDAPSLKAAHIGIAMGGRGTDVAREASSIVLLDDDFGSIVSAIRLGRRIYDNLRKAMAFIFAVHVPIAGLALLPLVFGLPLIFSPVHIAFLELIIDPVCSLVFEAERDERDAMTRPPRRADAELFSWALVGWSVLQGALAFALTAAIFVGALRSGLAADEARSLAFVTLVVCFVALVLVNRSFSASFVSAFFRPNPALAWIFAGVAAILAAALLWPPASSLFRFGPLHADDLMITLGAGLLLLTLLEALKPLWTRRLRF